In Patescibacteria group bacterium, the DNA window AAAAGCCGCCTCATCGTAAAACAAGCGCCATCTCTTGGCTAGTGGCCGGCGGCTAGTCGCTGCCGGGGTATTTCCAGAGATCGCCGCCGTGAAAAAGATGATGCAGCAAGCCGATGAATTCCGCGGCCGCGCCGAGGATCAGGCTCAGGGCGAAAAAATACAGCTGGGTCAGGGCGCTCACGAAGAAAGCCTGTTCAAAAGGTTCGCCGAGAAAAAGTTCCAGAGCCGAAAGCGAACCGATCGCCGCGCCGAAGACCAGAAACCAGAACCAGATCCGCCAGCGGGCCGCGAGGATGATGACGGCAACAATGCCGACCGCGGCCGGCAGCGCGGCGAGCAGGGCGAGATCAACGGACCCGGTAACGCCGCGTGTCAGATAACCGAAAGCCAGGACCGACGCTTCCAGGCCGGCGAGGACCAGACCTGCCAGAACAGGCTTCAGATAACGGCTATTTTTTACGGGCTTGGGAGCAGACATCGACCGGAATTATACCTCGCGCGAGAGCCGCGAGCAACGCGCTCGGCTGATTCCGCTGCAGTTCCGCCGCGACTTGGAGGGCGCAGGAGTGCGGGAGTGCTGAAGTGCAGGAGTGCTGGAGAGACAACCAAAAAACCGCCCTTTGGCGAAGGCGGCTTCTTTATCAGTATCAGCCGGACTCACTGGTTGGTCTGTTCCAGGAAATGCAGCGCGTCGAGCGCGGCCCGGCAGCCGGAGCCGGCCGCGGTCACGGCCTGACGATAGCGCGAGTCAGCCACGTCGCCGCAGACGAAGACACCTTGGACGCTGGTCGCGGTCGTGCCGTCGGACATCCTGATGTAACCGGCCGCGTCGAGTTCGAGCTGACCCCGGAACAGCTCCGAATTGGGATCATGGCCGATGATCGGGAAAAAACCGTCGATGACGAGTTCGCTCGCCTCCCCGGTCTTCACATTCTTCAACCGCACGCCGGTGACCTTGTCATTCTCGGCGCCCAGGATCTCCTCGACGACCGTGTTCCAGACGATGGCGATCTTCTGATTCGCGAGCACCCGCTCCTGCATCGCTTTCGAGGCGCGCAACACGTCGCGCCGCACGATCAGCGTCACCCGGTCGGCGAAACGGGAAATGAAATCCGCTTCTTCCATGGCCGAATCTCCCCCGCCGACCACGGCCACTTGTTTGCCGCGATAGAAAAAAGCGTCGCAGGTCGCGCAGGTCGAAACGCCGCGCCCGTAGAGCCGCTCCTCGGACGGCAAACCCAGCCGGCGCGCCGTGCCGCCGGTCGCGATGATCAGGGAGCGGGCTTCCTCGACCGCGCCGTCAGCCGTCACGCGAAAAGGCCGCGCGGCCAGATCGACCGCCGTCACTTTGGACGAGACGATCTTCGCGCCGAAACGCTCGGCCTGGCGGCGCATCGCTTCCATGAGTTCCGGCCCGTCGATCCCCTCGGGAAAACCCGGAAAATTCTCGACCTTGGTCGTGAGCGTCAACTGGCCGCCGGCGAGTTCGCCGGCAAAGACCAGCGGATACAGACCGGCGCGCGCGGCGTAGATGGCCGCCGTGTACCCGGCCGGTCCGGAACCGATGATGATGACCTCGCGCATATATGAATGAAGAGCCGCGGTTCAGGCAGCCAGCAGGCCGCGCATTTTCTCGGCGATCCCGGCCTTCGGCTGGAAGCCGATGATCTGATCGACCGGCACGCCGTTCTTGAAGATGAGCAGCGTCGGAATGCTCATGATGCCGTATTCGTTCGGCGTCATCGGACTCTCGTCAACATTCAATTTGCCGATCTTCACGTTCTGGCCCTTGAAATCCTGGGCCAATTCCTCAATGACCGGACCCATCATCTTGCACGGGCCGCACCACGGCGCCCAAAAATCAACCAGCACCGGCACCTTGGATTTCAGAACCTCCTCGGAAAAATTCGCATCGGTCAACGCGTGGACCATAACGACGATCGCGATTAGTTCGCGGCAACCGGGTCTATGCTTGTCTCCCCGCTCGCGGCTCCGGACCCAGGGTCCGTGGCGCGGCGCGGATCAGACCCCGCGGCCGTGATATTTTTATTCGCAGCTCGGGCTGCGCCCTCATCTTAACACCAAAACTCCCCGCCAGCGAGCGGGGAGTTATTAACAACTTCCTAGCCTCACTGAGGAAGAACCAGCTTGCGTTCTTTCTTCTCTTCCGTGAAGACGTCGACGACATCGCCGACGAGAACGGCGGACCGGAACGTGACCTTCACGCCGCATTCCTGGCCCAAATGAACCTCTTTGGTCTCCTGTTTGCCGGACTGGAGCTGGGCGATCACGCCCTCGCTCATCGGCTGCTCGCCGCGATACAGGACGGCGTTCGCTCCGGTCTGCAGCTTGCCTTCCTTGACGCGGCCGCCGATGACCTGGCCGGACTTGTCGCTCCGGAAAATCGCCAGCACCTCGAGTTT includes these proteins:
- the trxA gene encoding thioredoxin gives rise to the protein MVHALTDANFSEEVLKSKVPVLVDFWAPWCGPCKMMGPVIEELAQDFKGQNVKIGKLNVDESPMTPNEYGIMSIPTLLIFKNGVPVDQIIGFQPKAGIAEKMRGLLAA
- the trxB gene encoding thioredoxin-disulfide reductase; amino-acid sequence: MREVIIIGSGPAGYTAAIYAARAGLYPLVFAGELAGGQLTLTTKVENFPGFPEGIDGPELMEAMRRQAERFGAKIVSSKVTAVDLAARPFRVTADGAVEEARSLIIATGGTARRLGLPSEERLYGRGVSTCATCDAFFYRGKQVAVVGGGDSAMEEADFISRFADRVTLIVRRDVLRASKAMQERVLANQKIAIVWNTVVEEILGAENDKVTGVRLKNVKTGEASELVIDGFFPIIGHDPNSELFRGQLELDAAGYIRMSDGTTATSVQGVFVCGDVADSRYRQAVTAAGSGCRAALDALHFLEQTNQ